A stretch of DNA from Candidatus Margulisiibacteriota bacterium:
CCCTTTTTGGCGAAAAATACGGGGACGAGGTCAGGGTCCTGAAGGTTGGTTCCTATAGTCTGGAACTTTGCGGCGGGACCCATGTCCGATCAACCGGAGAGCTCCTTTTCTTCAAGATAATTTCCGAAGGGGCGCTGGGATCGGGTTTACGCCGGATCGAAGCGGTCGCCGGACAAGCAGCCAAGATCTGCGTTGTTTTTCAGGCCAAAGAGCTTTATGGCGAAGTTGAAAAGCTGGTCGGCAAATACCGGCGGTTGCAGCGCCGCAAGGTCGAATTAGGCGGCGAAGAGGGGTTGGAGGCCAATATTTTTGAGGTTGAACCGACAGAACTGGAACGCCTGGCAAAGGCGGTCGATAATCAAGAAACCAGAGTCGTCGACCAGTTCTTGAACCACCTGGCGGGGCGTGTCGACTGGATCAAGGAACGGATCGTTAAAATAGAAAAGGAGATCCGCTCGCTTGAAGAAAAAAATGCTTCCAGGTCAGGCGGAGAACTTGCCGCCTCCGCGACCGAGATCAACGGACGCAAGGTCTTGCTTAAAGAATTTAACGATCTTTCTATGGAAAGTTTAAGGCTTTTCTCCGATTCGCTCCAAAGCACCCTCAAATCAGCGGTCATCCTCCTCTGTTCGACCGCAAACGAAAAGCTGGTCTATCTGATCACCGTTTCACCAGACCTGATCACCCCTCAATTGTCGGCCAAAGTGCTGGCCGGTATCTTTGCCGGCGTGGTTGGCGGCAGGGGGGGAGGGAAAGAGACCAAGGCTGAAGGGGGAGGGAAGGAAACGGTAAAAGTTGCCGAAGCGCTTGCTAAAGTCGGCGATTACCTTAAAACCTTATGAACAGGATCATGGCAATTGATCTTGGGACAAAACGGATCGGCATCGCAGTTTCCGATCTCCTTGGGTTAACCGCCCAACCGGCAACTGTCCTGGAAAAAAAGGCGGACGGAAGCGAACTTGATGATTTGGCCAAGCTTATTGATAAGTACGGCAATGTCAGTGAGCTGTTGGTCGGACTGCCAAAGACCTTGAAAGGGGAAGAAGGTCCTGCCGCGCAAAACGCCAGATCATTTGCCGAACAACTGAAAGAAAGATTCAAGCTTAAAGTCACCCTTTGGGACGAGCGTCTGACCACCGCCGCCGCGACCAAGTTCCTGATCAGCGCGGGGGTTTCCCGGGCGGATCGAAAAAAGGTGATCGATAAAAGTGCCGCGGCCGGGATACTGCAGAACTATTTGGATAGATTGGGAAAGCGGGAAAGCACTTAGCGGTAAACATATGAAAGATACCTAACCGCGCACTTAAGTGCGCGGTTAAAAGATTATGAAAAACAATATTATACTAACAACCATCGCTTTTCTGATCGTTTGTCTTGCCTTTATCCTTCAGCCGGCCAATCCCTTTGACCGGCAAGGGACGCTGGTTGCGATACCAGCCGGAAGTTCGGCAAAACAGATCAAGGCGATCCTGGCCCAAAAAAGGCTCTTGCCGCCACGGAGCAGCTTTCTTATATTACTTAGGCTATTCGGCCTGCAGGACAAGGTCAAAGCCGGCGAGTACCTGATCTCTCCATCCATGTTCCTTCCGGAGATCATTATAAAATTGGTGGCGAACGAAACAGTTCCGCCAAAGCAGATCAGGGTAACCTTTCCGGAAGGAAGTTCGATCTATAAAATGGGGGAGATCCTGAAAGCCTCCAGGTACCTGCAGTGGCAAGGCTTTCAAACGCTGGTCAATGAAGGGATTACGGCTGAACGCCGGGCAAAACATTACAAGATCTTCCGCTATATCTCAAGCGAATCGCCTGAGGGCTATCTTTTTCCCGATACCTACGATTTTTTCCCGGAAGCAAGCTTAGATCTGGTCGTCGAGACAATGCTAAGGCGGTTTGAGGCGGTTATTCTCCCATTCTGGGATAAAGAAAAAGGCAAGACCAAGCTGACCCTTCATGAAATATTGACCCTTGCCTCGATCGTCGAGAAGGAGGCAAAGATCCCGGCGGAGAGACCGATCATTGCTTCGGTCTTTTATAATCGATTAAAGATCGGGATGCCTCTAGCGGCCGACCCCACGGTCAAATATGCCTTGGAAAACCCGTCTAAAAAGGTCTTTTTAAACCAGTTGAACGTCGATTCACCTTACAATACATATAAGCGGGCAGGGCTTCCACCCGGCCCAATCTGCAACCCGGGACTTGATTCGATCAAAGCGGCGATAAATCCTGCTAAAACCGACTTCCTGTTCTTTGTCGCGCGATCAGACGGAAGCCATAAGTTTAGTAAAAGCTTTGAAGAACATAAGAAGGCCAGAGGAAAGCGGTAGTAGCGCTATTCCCACTCAATAGTCGATGGCGGCTTTGAGGAAATGTCGTAGACCACACGGTTAATTTCCGGAGTTTCATTAATTATCCGATTGGAAATAATTTCGAGTAAATCGTAGGGGAGCCTGGCCCAATCGGCGGTCATTGCATCCTTGGACGTGACCGCCCGGACCGCTATAGTATTGAGATAGGTCCGTTTGTCCCCCATTACCCCGACAGTCCTGATAGGGAGCAGGACACCAAAGGATTGCCATAATTCTTTGTAAAGACCAGCTTTTTTAACTTCGGAAACGATAATATCATCGACCGCTTGAAGGACCTTTACTCTTTCGGGTGTCACTTCTCCAATGATCCTGATCGCCAGACCCGGTCCGGGGAATGGCTGGCGGCTGATGATCTCATCCGGAACACCAAGTTCGCGGCCAAGCGTCCTGACCTCGTCTTTAAAAAGGAGCCGGAGCGGCTCAATAAGTTTAAAGCCCATTTTTTCCGGCAAACCGCCGACATTGTGGTGGGTTTTGATCTTTTTGGCTGCTTTCCCGGTTGTTGACCCTGGAACCGCGCTTTCTATAACGTCAGGATAAAGGGTTCCTTGGGCAAGAAATGGGATCTGGCCAAGTTTTTTTGCTTCTTCTTCAAATGTCCGGATGAAATTCTCGCCGATCAGTCTCCTTTTCTGTTCCGGATCAATGATCCCGTTAAGCTTGCCAAAAAAACGAGTTGCAGCGTTAATATTGAGGAAGTTAACCTTGAATTTTTTTGTAAAGAGTTCGTCGATCTTTTTGGCTTCATTTTTACGCATGAACCCCTGATCAATAAACATGCAGATCAGCTGATCGCCGATCGCTTTGTGCATCAAGGCGGCGACAGTCGTTGAGTCGACCCCGCCGGAAAGGGCAAGGAGGACCTTTTCCCGGCCAACCTTTTCACGGATCGATCTCACTTGTTCTTCAATGAAATTCGCGGTCGTCCAGGTAGGCTGACAGCCGCAAACAACGTAAACAAAATTTTTGATAACCTCGATCCCTTTTGGCGTATGGACGACTTCGGGATGGAACTGGACGCCAAAGATCTTTTTAGACGGATCCCCGGCGGCCGCATATTTGGTGTTATCTGTGTGGGCGATCTGTTTAAAGCCGGGAGGGAGCTTCATGACCGTGTCGCCATGGCTCATCCAGCACTGTAAATTAGTGTCGAGTCCGGCAAAAATATTTGCCTGGTCGTCGATCGTCAGATCTGCTTTGCCGTATTCTCGTTTTTTTCCTTCCTTAACTTCGCCGCCAAGATCTTTAGCCATCAGCTGCATCCCATAACAAATGCCTAAGACCGGAATACCGGTTGTCCAAAGCTTTGGATCAGCCTTAGGTGCGTCTTCTTCATAGACCGACGCGGGGCCGCCGGAAATAATTATTCCTTTGACCTCTTTTTTGATCAATTCAGCGACCGGGATATCGTGAGGGAAAACTTCGCAGTAGACATTGCATTCGCGGACGCGCCGGGCGATCAGCAGGGAATATTGAGCTCCAAAATCAAGGACCGCGATCAGATCATGTTTTTGCTGCGTCATGGCACAGTATATCACAGAGTAAATATTTTTTTCAAATCATTTTGAGGCTGTGAACTTCACTATCGTGCCGATGCTCTTGCAGTTCGCTGTCGATATGCTCAACATAATGTTTAATATCTTTAACATCTTTCTCTAAATGATCAACCGATTTTTCTAAATTATTAACCGATTTATCTAAATTGTTAACCGATTTTTCTAAATTATTAACCGATTTATCGATCCTTAATACATCGCTTTTTGTCGCCATTGTTCCCAGGATCAAATCTAATTTTTCCCGCATTTCTTTTATTTTATTCTCCATTTTACCCAACCTCCTCTGTCTTCTGTCCCGCCTTCGATTCCGCCCTTTGTCTTGCCCTTTGCTCCGCTTTTTTACTTATACATTCCCAGCGACTGGGCTTTTTGATAAACCTTCCCTTCGGTCAGGATCGAAGGGGCAATGACCACATCGACTTGCTGCATTTCTTTCAGATCAGCCGCTCCCAGTGTTCCCATCGAGGTCCGGAGGGCGCCGACAAAGTTCATTGAGCCGTCGTCGAATTTTGCCGGTCCATGAAGGATCTCTTTGAGCGGAGCGATCGTCCCGACCCGGATGCGCGAACCGCGCGGCAGGGTGGGTGAAGGGGTCGCCATTCCCCAGTGAAAACCGCCTCCGGGAGCTTCGGTCGCTTTGGCGATCGGGGAACCGATCATTACCGCGTCGGCGCCGCAGGCGATCGCTTTGCATACGTCTCCGCCGACTGCCATTCCGCCGTCGGCAATGATCGGGACATAAACATTGTTTTCTTTAAAATATGAATCGCGGGCGGCGGCGCAGTCGGCGATCGATGTTGCCATGGGAACGCCAACCCCAAGTACACCGCGGGAAGTACAAGCTGCCCCCGGTCCAATACCAACCAGGACTCCAGCGACACCTGTGCCCATTAAAGTCAAAGCGACCTCATAAGTAACGCAGTTGCCGACCAAAACCGGAACTTTCATCATCCTGCAGAATTCCTTGAGATCAAGGATCTTGGAGCCGGTTGATTTGTGCTTGGTCGAAAGGACTGTCGACTGAACGACAAAAATATCAACCCCCGCGTCACGGGCTATCTGGCCGAATTCCAGGGCATCCTGAGGAATGGAAGAGACCGCGGCGATCCCGCCGAGCGATTTGATCTCCTTGATCCGTTTAACGATCAGCTCTTTCTTGATCGGTTCAAGGTAGATCTTCTGCATCAACTCAACATATTTTTCTTTTTCGACCAGGGAGATCTCTTTAAGCACCTTTTCCGCGTCTTCGTACCGGGTCCAAACCCCGTGCAGATTGAGGACCCCGAGACCGCCGTTCTTGCTCATCAGCACTGCGGTTTTGGGGCTGATCACGCCATCCATGGCCGAAGCAATGATCGGGATCTCAAGCTTCTTCCCGCCGATAGAGACCGAAACATCGGTATCTTCAGGATTTATGGTAACTATAGAAGGGACGAGGGAAATTTCGTCAAAACCGTAAACTCGACGGGTCTTTTTTGATTTACCAAGTGAAATATCCATTTTATTCCTCCAATTATGGTTTTTCCGCGATCTTGCCGGTCAAATAAATGACCCGTCCGTCACGGTATACTTTAACTTTTATCTCAGCGCCGGGATTCAGCGCGGCTATAGCTTCGTGCATATCATTAGCGGTTGAAACTTTAACGCCGTTGACCTCCCGAAAAACATCGAATTTCCTGAGTCCCATCGTTTGGGCAGGACTACCATTGATGATGTCCAGAATTACCGCACCATCTAACATCGGGAGGTCCAAATAATTTGCGACCCGGCCGTCAACATCCTGCATGTAAACCCCCAGCCAGCCGCGGATAACCCGGCCATTATCGATCAGGGCTTGCACGATCTCGTTGGCTGCGTTGACCGGTATCGCAAACCCAATACCCTGTGCGCCGGAAACGATCGCCACGTTGACCCCGATCACTTCCCCTGATAAATTAAGAAGC
This window harbors:
- a CDS encoding GuaB3 family IMP dehydrogenase-related protein; its protein translation is MDISLGKSKKTRRVYGFDEISLVPSIVTINPEDTDVSVSIGGKKLEIPIIASAMDGVISPKTAVLMSKNGGLGVLNLHGVWTRYEDAEKVLKEISLVEKEKYVELMQKIYLEPIKKELIVKRIKEIKSLGGIAAVSSIPQDALEFGQIARDAGVDIFVVQSTVLSTKHKSTGSKILDLKEFCRMMKVPVLVGNCVTYEVALTLMGTGVAGVLVGIGPGAACTSRGVLGVGVPMATSIADCAAARDSYFKENNVYVPIIADGGMAVGGDVCKAIACGADAVMIGSPIAKATEAPGGGFHWGMATPSPTLPRGSRIRVGTIAPLKEILHGPAKFDDGSMNFVGALRTSMGTLGAADLKEMQQVDVVIAPSILTEGKVYQKAQSLGMYK
- the guaA gene encoding glutamine-hydrolyzing GMP synthase → MTQQKHDLIAVLDFGAQYSLLIARRVRECNVYCEVFPHDIPVAELIKKEVKGIIISGGPASVYEEDAPKADPKLWTTGIPVLGICYGMQLMAKDLGGEVKEGKKREYGKADLTIDDQANIFAGLDTNLQCWMSHGDTVMKLPPGFKQIAHTDNTKYAAAGDPSKKIFGVQFHPEVVHTPKGIEVIKNFVYVVCGCQPTWTTANFIEEQVRSIREKVGREKVLLALSGGVDSTTVAALMHKAIGDQLICMFIDQGFMRKNEAKKIDELFTKKFKVNFLNINAATRFFGKLNGIIDPEQKRRLIGENFIRTFEEEAKKLGQIPFLAQGTLYPDVIESAVPGSTTGKAAKKIKTHHNVGGLPEKMGFKLIEPLRLLFKDEVRTLGRELGVPDEIISRQPFPGPGLAIRIIGEVTPERVKVLQAVDDIIVSEVKKAGLYKELWQSFGVLLPIRTVGVMGDKRTYLNTIAVRAVTSKDAMTADWARLPYDLLEIISNRIINETPEINRVVYDISSKPPSTIEWE
- the ruvX gene encoding Holliday junction resolvase RuvX; protein product: MNRIMAIDLGTKRIGIAVSDLLGLTAQPATVLEKKADGSELDDLAKLIDKYGNVSELLVGLPKTLKGEEGPAAQNARSFAEQLKERFKLKVTLWDERLTTAAATKFLISAGVSRADRKKVIDKSAAAGILQNYLDRLGKREST
- the mltG gene encoding endolytic transglycosylase MltG; the protein is MKNNIILTTIAFLIVCLAFILQPANPFDRQGTLVAIPAGSSAKQIKAILAQKRLLPPRSSFLILLRLFGLQDKVKAGEYLISPSMFLPEIIIKLVANETVPPKQIRVTFPEGSSIYKMGEILKASRYLQWQGFQTLVNEGITAERRAKHYKIFRYISSESPEGYLFPDTYDFFPEASLDLVVETMLRRFEAVILPFWDKEKGKTKLTLHEILTLASIVEKEAKIPAERPIIASVFYNRLKIGMPLAADPTVKYALENPSKKVFLNQLNVDSPYNTYKRAGLPPGPICNPGLDSIKAAINPAKTDFLFFVARSDGSHKFSKSFEEHKKARGKR